In the Brachyhypopomus gauderio isolate BG-103 chromosome 4, BGAUD_0.2, whole genome shotgun sequence genome, one interval contains:
- the nt5dc2 gene encoding 5'-nucleotidase domain-containing protein 2 — MSRKRLGNLGHALWQKSCNTSLRAGQKIPAFACGSFASTQNDQKCCKERHNNRSPTNVAANSHSVPPAATSHRHQVAGKLRGEESLAKSGRAFSSTAPQIDHKTYLWGRYAEIKRLVHDLIPPGVCNLLNPSTIYANNEVNLEEVDIYGFDYDYTLALYSDSLNEMIYNKARQFLIEHYKYPQGIKKYNYIPNFAARGLHYDIQKGLLMKIDAFHYIQMGTVYRGLKPVPDEEVMHLYGGSNHVPLHQVSGFYGKGPKMKQFMDIFSIPEMTLLAAANDYFISSDIEYDPVHLYKDVSDAIGMVHIKGYMYKWIMQDLEKYILRGEETYAVLHRLASNGKKLFLITNSPFSFVDKGMKYMVGKDWRDFFNVVIVQADKPHFFNDCMKPFRRLDSNGDLQWDKIMTLDKGQIYKQGNLVDFLKLTSWRGSKVLYFGDHLYSDLADLMLRHGWRTGAIVPELEVETKVVNTEQYAQSLTWLQALTGLLERMQMYRDPESKKVLQDWVKEREELRAITKNLFNPQFGSIFRTCHNPTYFSRRLCRFSDLYMASISCLLNYDLSYTFYPRRTPLQHEAPLWMDQLCTGCMKTPFLEDMAHIR, encoded by the exons ATGTCCCGAAAAAGGTTAGGCAACTTGGGCCATGCTCTGTGGCAGAAAAGCTGCAACACGTCGTTACGTGCAGGACAAAAGATTCCTGCTTTTGCTTGTGGCAGCTTCGCGTCAACTCAGAACGACCAGAAATGCTGCAAAGAGAGACACAATAACAGATCTCCAACAAACGTGGCAGCTAATTCCCATTCGGTTCCACCCGCTGCAACATCGCATAGGCACCAAGTCGCAGGAAAACTGCGAGGGGAAGAGTCTCTTGCAAAATCCGGGAGGGCATTTTCTTCGACTGCCCCTCAAATTGACCACAAAACTTATTTGTGGGGAAGATACGCCGAAATAAAACGACTCGTGCACG ATTTGATTCCCCCTGGAGTGTGCAATCTGCTCAATCCTTCCACCATCTACGCCAACAATGAAGTGAACTTGGAAGAGGTGGACATCTATGGATTTGATTATGATTACACTCTTGCGCTTTACTCCGACTCTCTGAATGAGATGATCTACAACAAAGCACGACAGTTCCTGATAGAACACTACAAG TATCCTCAGGGTATCAAAAAGTACAACTACATCCCCAACTTTGCAGCTCGGGGTCTTCATTATGATATCCAGAAG GGCCTTCTGATGAAAATTGATGCATTCCATTACATTCAGATGGGTACAGTGTACAG GGGTCTGAAGCCTGTTCCAGATGAGGAGGTCATGCACTTGTATGGAGGTTCCAACCACGTCCCTCTTCACCAAGTCAGCGGCTTCTATGGCAAG GGGCCCAAAATGAAGCAGTTCATGGATATTTTCTCCATCCCAGAGATGACACTTTTGGCTGCTGCTAACGACTACTTCATCTCCAGTGATATCGAATATGACCCTGTGCACCTCTACAAAGATGTGTCT GATGCTATTGGAATGGTGCACATCAAGGGATACATGTACAAGTGGATAATGCAAGACCTCG AGAAGTATATCCTCCGTGGAGAGGAGACTTACGCAGTGTTGCATCGGCTGGCCAGCAACGGGAAGAAACTCTTCCTGATTACCAACAGCCCCTTCAGCTTTGT GGACAAAGGGATGAAGTACATGGTTGGAAAAGACTGGAGGGACTTCTTTAATGTCGTCATTGTTCAAGCTGACAAGCCACATTTCTTTAATGACTGTATGAA GCCTTTTAGACGTTTGGACAGTAATGGTGACCTCCAGTGGGACAAGATAATGACTTTGGACAAAGGGCAGATCTACAAACAG GGAAATCTGGTTGAttttctgaagctaaccagttGGCGTGGCTCCAAGGTTCTCTATTTCGGGGACCATTTGTACAGTGACTTGGCA GACCTGATGCTGCGTCATGGGTGGAGGACGGGTGCGATCGTCCCTGAGCTGGAGGTGGAGACGAAGGTGGTGAACACGGAGCAGTATGCTCAGAGTCTCACGTGGCTCCAGGCTCTCACTGGTCTTCTGGAGCGCATGCAG ATGTACCGAGATCCTGAGTCCAAGAAAGTGCTCCAGGActgggtgaaggagagagaagaactCCG GGCTATCACCAAGAACCTGTTTAACCCCCAGTTTGGCAGTATCTTCCGTACGTGCCACAATCCCACATATTTCTCCCGCCGCCTTTGCCGCTTTTCGGATCTCTACATGGCTTCCATCAGTTGCCTACTGAACTATGACCTATCCTACACCTTCTACCCACGGCGCACACCCCTGCAACACGAGGCACCACTCTGGATGGACCAGCTGTGTACAGGCTGCATGAAGACGCCTTTCCTAGAAGATATGGCTCACATACGCTAA
- the ccdc22 gene encoding coiled-coil domain-containing protein 22 isoform X2, translated as MSARFRLGMSLAQACQDLGYKGEIGYQTFLYSNEPEIRSLLMFLVEKLPRESAEASDQPAGKSALLQKAIAAQIKAQLTLSWLPPSCRLPLHRKTQGPGPCHGFHAQPLSLPYSLKASTKKQTKEVKEYWREYLLPVTSQPSQHASVAASLLENHMSELSAAQEWESEWNSQGLLSRLTPEEYRSRKRVRLQKRIEEQLRAAAQPRPDTHCATRSTSDLADLLNSFAGTTTGGDVLTKGTRFTHSEKFTFTQEPEKAAQQMAATSNILPSTHQSEEDLKAKQEAEISALQQQLQQLSVHMEEVGGDIRQLTVSIHQVSDELKQRELSNSEKEDTVRVKKQTIDLLPDAENNLVKLQNLVETSAKRIVHLASQWEKHRAPLIDEHRRLKELCSNREMESSRKLCEIKDLHDKIRQSAEEAKKKESLYKQLITEYDTLPKDVSRSAYTMRILEIVSNIKKQKEEITKILSDTKELQKEINGLTGKLDRTFAVTDELVFKDAKKDESVRKSYKYLAALHENCTQLIQTIEDTGSIMREIRDLEEQIETENGKKTVSNLEKILEDFKAIRQENCALAAKIRDGQV; from the exons GACTTGGGGTATAAAGGAGAGATTGGCTACCAGACATTTCTGTACAGTAACGAGCCTGAGATCCGCTCGCTCCTCATGTTCCTCGTGGAGAAGCTGCCTAGAGAGAGTGCTGAGGCCTCCGACCAGCCAGCAG GGAAGTCTGCTCTCCTTCAGAAAGCCATCGCAGCCCAGATTAAAGCCCAGCTGACCTTGTCCTGGTTGCCCCCGTCCTGCAGACTGCCTCTCCATCGTAAAACACAG GGTCCAGGTCCATGTCATGGTTTCCATGCCCAGCCGCTGAGTCTGCCATACTCTCTGAAGGCGTCCACCAAGAAACAGACTAAGG AGGTGAAGGAGTACTGGAGGGAGTATCTGCTGCCTGTGACGTCCCAGCCTTCCCAGCATGCCTCAGTGGCTGCCTCGCTATTGGAAAACCATATGTCTGAACTCAGCGCAGCTCAAGAGTGGGAGAGCGAGTGGAACAGTCAAGGCCTTCTGTCCAGACTCACTCCTGAG GAGTACCGCTCTAGGAAAAGAGTGCGACTGCAGAAACGGATCGAGGAGCAGCTGAGGGCAGCTGCCCAGCCCCGGCCTGACACACACTGCGCTACTCGCTCGACCTCTGACCTCGCTGACTTGCTGAACTCCTTTGCTGGGACCACCACGGGGGGAGACGTCCTGACCAAAGGCACTCGTTTCACCCACTCTGAGAAATTCACCTTTACGCAG GAGCCTGAGAAAGCCGCCCAACAGATGGCAGCAACGTCAAACATACTTCCCAGCACTCACCAATCGGAGGAGGACCTGAAGGCCAAACAGGAGGCGGAGATCTCCGCCCTCCAGCAACAGCTGCAGCAGCTGTCGGTTCACATGGAGGAGGTGGGCGGAGACATCAGGCAGCTTACAGTGTCCATTCATCAG GTATCAGATGAGCTGAAACAAAGAGAGTTGAGCAATTCAGAGAAGGAGGACACAGTCAGGGTGAAGAAACAGACTATTGACCTTCTACCTGATGCAGAGAACAACCTGGTCAAACTACAG AACCTGGTGGAAACCAGCGCTAAACGAATTGTTCACTTGGCCTCGCAATGGGAGAAACACAGGGCACCACTTATTGATGAACACCGCCGCCTCAAAGAGCTATGTAGTAATAGAGAG ATGGAGTCCTCCAGGAAGTTATGTGAAATCAAAGACCTCCACGATAAAATCCGGCAATCTGCCGAGGAGGCGAAAAAAAAGGAGAGCCTGTATAAACAGCTG ATAACTGAGTACGATACTTTGCCTAAAGATGTGTCCCGTTCCGCCTACACCATGAGGATCCTTGAGATCGTCAGCAACATTaagaaacagaaagaggaaaTTACAAAG ATCTTGTCAGATACTAAGGAGCTGCAGAAGGAGATCAATGGACTTACAGGAAAGCTTGATAGGACATTTGCTGTAACAGATGAACTGGTTTTTAAG GACGCTAAGAAAGATGAGTCTGTTCGTAAATCTTATAAGTACCTGGCTGCCTTACATGAG AACTGCACCCAGCTTATTCAGACCATTGAGGATACGGGCAGCATCATGAGGGAGATCAGAGATTTAGAGGAACAG ATTGAGACCGAGAATGGTAAAAAGACGGTTAGTAACCTGGAGAAAATTCTGGAAGACTTTAAGGCCATTCGACAGGAAAACTGTGCCCTTGCTGCCAAGATCAGAGATGGCCAAGTCTAA